In Methanosarcina siciliae T4/M, one genomic interval encodes:
- a CDS encoding nitrilase-related carbon-nitrogen hydrolase, producing the protein MKAACIQMNISLCSKQENLERALSLAEKAVSREAELLVFPEVFSTGFCYDHIEEVAETASGPTLEALRDFSREYGCILAGSMIEKREQKETCIGSSEKKVPSQYNLGFCIESGKLTGTRRKVQLYGLEKEYFAPGDSIAPIRLQKHGLSMGLIVCNEIRYPEVARKLALEGADFLVSAADIPDFYIYPWRIMSISRAIENQLPHIACTRVGKDRYSTYPGGSFITDGWGRILAEAGTKECVLLGEIDLEKAKEIRQTGSILEDRRSDLY; encoded by the coding sequence ATGAAAGCAGCTTGTATCCAGATGAATATCTCACTTTGTTCGAAACAGGAAAACCTTGAGCGTGCCCTCTCCCTGGCAGAAAAAGCAGTTTCAAGAGAAGCCGAGCTGCTCGTCTTTCCGGAAGTTTTCTCAACCGGCTTTTGCTATGACCACATAGAGGAAGTTGCTGAAACTGCCTCCGGCCCCACGCTTGAAGCTCTCCGTGACTTTTCCAGAGAATATGGTTGTATTCTTGCAGGCTCAATGATAGAAAAAAGAGAACAGAAGGAAACATGTATAGGAAGTTCGGAAAAAAAAGTTCCTTCCCAGTACAATCTCGGTTTCTGCATCGAATCCGGAAAGCTAACCGGGACCCGTAGAAAAGTCCAGCTTTACGGTCTTGAAAAGGAATATTTTGCACCTGGAGACAGCATAGCTCCTATCAGGCTGCAAAAACACGGACTCTCTATGGGGCTTATAGTTTGTAATGAAATCAGGTATCCTGAAGTGGCCCGAAAACTTGCCCTTGAAGGAGCAGACTTTCTGGTCTCAGCTGCCGATATACCGGACTTTTACATATATCCCTGGCGTATTATGTCCATTTCCCGGGCTATTGAAAACCAGCTGCCACATATAGCCTGCACCAGAGTAGGAAAAGATAGGTATTCAACTTATCCAGGCGGCTCTTTTATTACCGACGGCTGGGGCCGCATTCTGGCAGAAGCTGGAACAAAAGAGTGTGTTCTTCTTGGAGAAATCGATCTGGAAAAAGCAAAAGAAATCAGGCAAACAGGCTCTATTCTCGAAGACCGCAGGTCTGACCTTTATTAA
- the gatB gene encoding Asp-tRNA(Asn)/Glu-tRNA(Gln) amidotransferase subunit GatB gives MVYENPDGIRIGLEIHVQLNKLKTKMFCGCSTDYHNAAPNTHTCPICLGLPGTLPVLNKKTVEAAIKVGLALEGEIAEETQFHRKNYFYPDLPKGFQVTQYDYPIVSNGKVVIEGEDGEHVVGITRAHMEEDPGKLVHIGSIGKSKGVLIDYNRSGMPLIETVTEPDMRSPKEARRFLDKFRNILEYLDIFDGNLEGAMRVDANVSVHWGTRVEVKNISSHKGVEKALLYEIMRQKNVIRRGGTIVQETRHFDEGRGVTLSMRTKEEAEDYRYFREPDLMPMRITGWIPAIKETLPELPDAKRARFIEQYGITDMHARALTSKIMLADFYEGVCAKGVDPKIAATWTADVLLGELNYRDLAISSYDGKTIGFIHAKDPEVENSFKGEDMVELVTLFAEGKISDRAAVEVIRAILDGTEEKAPSQIIEEKGLFKAEDDLVTKAVAETIAENAAAVQDYLGGTEKSLNFLVGQVMKKTKGTADAKTARELIVKELKG, from the coding sequence ATGGTCTACGAAAACCCTGACGGTATAAGGATCGGGCTTGAAATTCACGTCCAGCTCAACAAGCTCAAGACCAAAATGTTCTGCGGCTGCTCTACCGATTACCACAATGCAGCCCCAAACACCCATACCTGTCCTATCTGCCTCGGCCTGCCCGGAACACTTCCGGTCCTGAACAAAAAAACCGTGGAAGCAGCAATAAAGGTGGGGCTTGCCCTTGAAGGCGAGATTGCGGAAGAGACCCAGTTCCACAGGAAGAACTACTTCTACCCTGACCTCCCGAAAGGTTTCCAGGTAACCCAATACGACTATCCGATTGTCAGCAATGGAAAGGTCGTAATCGAAGGCGAAGACGGAGAACATGTTGTCGGGATTACAAGAGCCCATATGGAAGAAGACCCCGGGAAGCTTGTGCACATAGGGAGTATCGGAAAATCCAAAGGGGTCCTTATAGACTACAACAGGTCGGGCATGCCCCTGATCGAAACCGTTACCGAGCCGGATATGAGGAGCCCCAAGGAAGCCAGAAGGTTCCTTGACAAGTTCAGAAACATCCTCGAATACCTGGACATCTTTGACGGAAACCTTGAAGGGGCTATGCGTGTCGATGCTAACGTCTCGGTTCACTGGGGGACCAGGGTTGAGGTCAAGAACATCTCCTCCCACAAAGGAGTGGAAAAGGCTCTCCTCTACGAGATCATGCGCCAGAAGAACGTGATCCGCCGTGGAGGAACAATCGTGCAGGAGACCCGCCACTTCGATGAGGGCAGGGGTGTAACGCTCTCAATGAGGACAAAGGAAGAGGCAGAAGACTACCGCTACTTCCGTGAGCCCGACCTTATGCCTATGCGTATCACTGGCTGGATTCCTGCAATCAAAGAAACCCTGCCCGAACTTCCGGACGCTAAACGTGCCCGCTTCATTGAGCAGTACGGCATTACGGATATGCATGCAAGAGCCCTTACGTCCAAGATCATGCTCGCCGACTTCTACGAAGGAGTCTGTGCAAAAGGTGTTGACCCGAAGATTGCCGCCACCTGGACCGCAGACGTCCTCCTCGGAGAGCTGAACTACCGTGACCTTGCGATCTCTTCCTACGACGGCAAGACCATTGGCTTTATCCACGCAAAAGACCCTGAAGTAGAGAATTCTTTCAAGGGCGAGGATATGGTAGAACTGGTCACCCTTTTTGCCGAAGGCAAGATAAGTGACAGGGCTGCAGTTGAAGTCATCCGAGCCATTCTGGACGGCACGGAGGAAAAGGCTCCCTCGCAGATTATCGAAGAAAAGGGTCTTTTCAAAGCCGAAGACGACCTGGTCACAAAAGCTGTTGCCGAAACAATTGCCGAAAACGCAGCTGCAGTGCAGGACTATCTCGGAGGAACAGAAAAGTCCCTGAACTTCCTGGTCGGACAGGTCATGAAAAAGACAAAAGGTACGGCAGACGCAAAAACCGCACGCGAACTGATTGTGAAGGAACTTAAAGGGTAA
- a CDS encoding class I SAM-dependent methyltransferase produces the protein MTEEPDSDFRFHATTLIFKFRDFFFPRRKILEEAGIKPGFKILDYGCGSGSYIRDASEMVGPSGKVYALDINPVAVEMVRHLASIKQLKNIETILSDYDTGLPGGSLDTVLFYDTYHTLNKPELVMKELHRVLKPEGTLSFSDHQMKEEEIMESITRKRLFKLKRKGKRTYSFKKDEN, from the coding sequence ATCACGGAAGAACCAGATTCTGATTTTCGATTCCATGCAACGACCCTTATCTTCAAGTTCCGGGACTTCTTTTTCCCCCGCAGGAAAATCCTGGAAGAGGCCGGGATAAAGCCCGGTTTCAAAATTCTTGATTACGGCTGCGGGTCAGGTTCCTATATCCGTGATGCCTCCGAAATGGTGGGCCCTTCAGGGAAAGTCTATGCTCTGGATATCAACCCGGTTGCTGTTGAGATGGTCCGGCATCTGGCTTCGATAAAACAGCTGAAAAACATAGAAACAATCCTTTCCGATTACGACACAGGTCTGCCCGGCGGAAGCCTGGATACAGTCCTCTTCTATGATACCTATCATACCCTGAACAAACCGGAACTTGTTATGAAAGAGTTGCACAGGGTCCTGAAACCGGAAGGAACCCTTTCATTTAGCGACCATCAGATGAAAGAAGAAGAAATTATGGAAAGTATAACCCGGAAGAGGTTATTCAAGCTGAAAAGGAAAGGAAAAAGGACATATTCCTTTAAAAAGGACGAAAATTAA
- a CDS encoding S-layer protein domain-containing protein, with protein MNLKRFKAVALAIFVLTLILALAGTCTAASVEIRGAPLDTGSTESQNISWDFRTFPAFAFNANKYSNYVSGVGEHLYFEDKGNSPALGKDNPSASTIDEGELFYTTKQFPSKYKVFSEEENVTKLSFFYMMHLFGKPYCTIDNDATHLARMLYQQGASDKKTLKAGETWDIAGGYSLILNGIDVNGNKCYFSLYQNGKELDTAVISTDGTIDDRIFTADAEFGDNDTHIYFVTFVDSVFASADTDFAVFKYTWLIDKDKPLSIESGDEYGNFEVDQALENLIVMSNSDAITINVDADSKTNITDEWYFKTSDEGKGSNGGYVIYPAKTVILAEQSPATATGTATGTATGTAGTDTSSPASSNVQVQEDNSTQTKAITETSSGNSGEVYGASSEVPAEAETPVSSSSEAAASSGFGGFLAIFSLVSIVYCFKRNQI; from the coding sequence ATGAACTTGAAGAGATTTAAAGCTGTAGCTCTGGCTATCTTTGTGCTAACGTTAATCCTTGCATTGGCAGGAACGTGTACTGCTGCGTCGGTTGAAATAAGGGGCGCTCCCCTTGATACCGGGAGCACGGAGTCCCAGAATATCTCGTGGGATTTCAGAACCTTCCCGGCTTTTGCTTTCAATGCAAATAAGTACAGTAATTACGTTAGTGGGGTTGGAGAGCACCTTTATTTTGAGGACAAAGGAAACAGCCCTGCTCTGGGTAAAGATAATCCTTCAGCCAGCACAATCGATGAAGGTGAACTCTTTTATACTACCAAACAGTTTCCTTCGAAGTATAAGGTGTTCTCCGAAGAAGAAAATGTAACAAAGCTATCATTCTTTTACATGATGCATCTCTTTGGTAAACCCTACTGTACTATCGACAATGATGCAACGCATCTTGCCAGGATGCTGTACCAGCAGGGTGCCAGCGACAAGAAAACCCTCAAAGCAGGAGAAACCTGGGATATTGCCGGTGGGTACAGCCTTATTCTGAACGGGATTGATGTTAACGGCAACAAATGCTATTTTTCGCTTTACCAAAATGGTAAGGAACTTGATACTGCAGTAATCTCCACGGACGGCACGATAGATGACAGGATATTTACAGCAGATGCCGAATTCGGAGACAATGACACACATATTTATTTCGTTACCTTTGTGGATTCTGTTTTTGCAAGTGCGGATACCGATTTTGCAGTGTTCAAGTACACCTGGCTGATAGATAAGGACAAGCCTCTTTCAATCGAATCCGGGGACGAATATGGCAATTTCGAAGTAGACCAGGCTCTTGAAAACCTGATAGTAATGTCAAATTCCGACGCAATAACAATTAATGTCGACGCTGACAGCAAGACTAACATTACAGACGAGTGGTATTTCAAGACCTCTGATGAAGGAAAAGGAAGCAATGGAGGATACGTGATCTACCCGGCAAAAACAGTCATTCTCGCAGAACAAAGTCCTGCAACTGCAACCGGCACTGCAACCGGCACTGCAACCGGCACTGCAGGAACCGATACTTCATCCCCTGCTTCCAGTAACGTTCAGGTGCAGGAAGATAATAGCACTCAGACAAAAGCAATAACCGAAACCTCCAGTGGAAATAGTGGAGAGGTTTACGGAGCTTCATCTGAAGTCCCGGCTGAAGCAGAAACACCTGTATCTTCCAGCAGCGAAGCGGCAGCCAGTTCAGGTTTCGGAGGATTTCTGGCTATTTTCTCGCTGGTCAGCATAGTTTATTGTTTTAAGAGGAATCAAATCTAA
- a CDS encoding class I SAM-dependent methyltransferase has protein sequence MDEKGKSPGFPYIAEHIFAPIYPVIAAHIVKESGINQGICLDLGCGIASLGIAVAELTDMQVYGVDFSTEMCRLSKDKANRHFLSCKVVPLQADVHLLPFRDNAAALIVSRGSVFFWKDLPVAFREISRVLAPGGQAWIGGGFGTKELKAQISEQMVEIDPDWHTASKKRLSPETIRAIREAGERTEIPCHVVKDDSGFWVVLSKEK, from the coding sequence GTGGACGAAAAGGGCAAATCTCCGGGATTTCCCTATATTGCCGAGCACATCTTTGCTCCTATCTACCCTGTAATAGCGGCTCATATCGTCAAAGAAAGCGGGATAAATCAGGGCATATGCCTGGATCTGGGATGCGGTATTGCATCCCTGGGGATCGCTGTTGCGGAACTCACGGATATGCAGGTCTATGGGGTTGATTTTTCAACGGAGATGTGCAGGCTTTCAAAGGACAAAGCTAACCGTCACTTTCTTTCATGTAAGGTTGTTCCTTTGCAGGCTGATGTCCACCTGCTGCCCTTCAGGGATAACGCCGCAGCCCTCATAGTAAGCCGCGGCTCCGTATTTTTCTGGAAAGACCTGCCTGTGGCTTTCAGGGAAATTTCCCGTGTCCTTGCTCCGGGTGGACAGGCGTGGATAGGGGGCGGTTTTGGCACAAAAGAGTTGAAAGCCCAGATCTCTGAACAAATGGTCGAAATAGACCCGGACTGGCATACTGCTTCAAAAAAGCGTCTCAGCCCGGAAACGATTCGGGCTATACGGGAAGCCGGGGAACGGACTGAAATCCCCTGTCATGTGGTTAAGGACGATTCCGGCTTTTGGGTGGTCCTGAGCAAGGAAAAGTAA
- a CDS encoding ABC transporter ATP-binding protein, translated as MELMLEVNSLAFSYGNGPVFENVSFSLKKGEVMCILGPNGAGKSTLIKCIAGILKPATGSVRILGEDTTSLGAKGIARHIGYVPQQNEVVFPFTVLDFVVMGRAPHLSMFSSPRAEDMELAMESLAVVGLSDLAERPVASLSGGQSQMVLIARALVQQPSLLLLDEPTSHLDFGNQVLVLETVQRLASLGMSIVMNTHMPDHAFLVGSRAAALEGGRLVALGEVETVVTGKMMSSVYGVKVAVREIEDMKRKVCLPLRGK; from the coding sequence ATGGAATTGATGCTGGAAGTGAATTCTCTTGCTTTTTCCTATGGAAACGGGCCGGTCTTTGAAAACGTCTCTTTCTCGCTAAAAAAGGGCGAGGTCATGTGCATCCTGGGTCCTAACGGGGCGGGAAAATCCACACTGATCAAATGCATTGCAGGGATTCTCAAACCTGCTACCGGGTCTGTCCGAATTCTGGGAGAGGATACGACTTCTCTCGGGGCAAAGGGAATTGCCCGGCATATAGGTTATGTACCCCAGCAGAACGAGGTTGTGTTTCCTTTCACCGTGCTGGACTTTGTGGTAATGGGCCGGGCTCCTCATCTTTCCATGTTTTCATCCCCCCGTGCTGAAGATATGGAGCTTGCAATGGAGTCGCTTGCAGTGGTTGGACTTTCCGATCTTGCGGAAAGGCCGGTTGCCAGTCTTAGCGGCGGGCAGAGCCAGATGGTCCTGATCGCCCGGGCTCTTGTCCAGCAGCCTTCTCTGCTTTTACTGGATGAGCCGACTTCCCACCTTGATTTTGGGAACCAGGTCCTTGTGCTGGAAACGGTGCAGAGGCTTGCCTCCCTCGGAATGTCCATTGTGATGAACACTCACATGCCTGACCATGCTTTTCTGGTGGGCAGCAGAGCCGCAGCTCTGGAAGGGGGCAGGCTGGTTGCACTGGGAGAGGTTGAAACGGTTGTAACCGGCAAGATGATGTCCTCGGTTTATGGGGTAAAGGTAGCTGTCCGGGAAATCGAAGATATGAAGAGAAAAGTGTGTCTGCCCTTACGGGGGAAATAA
- a CDS encoding iron ABC transporter substrate-binding protein → MREKIGTMLILSLLVLAIASCGCAENTDQQAVPNSSVVLQNSDTVQITDMLGRQLTVPGEISSIVATSPPSTILVYMLAPEKLAGWNFKNNFTQPFMDENYTSLPVIGGWFGTQTGNYETIISMDPDIVIEGYTTDGQINDAIERRQESFGSIPVVGINGSIIFVTQSDPTIEYVGKLLDCEAQAEKLIEFRSSILDEINSTVKDIPEDEKVRVYYAEGPKGLMTDPSGSQHSQVIDICGGINVADCPLTPGSGMTQVSIEQVMEWNPEVILTSNPQFYASVYSDSLWESVDAVRNKRVYLAPQNPFCWIDRPQGPHLIIGTAWTAKMLYPDLFADMDLSGLTREFYSEFFHYELTDEQLNTLLNPAAEA, encoded by the coding sequence ATGCGTGAAAAAATAGGTACAATGTTAATACTCTCTCTGCTGGTTCTGGCTATTGCGTCCTGTGGGTGTGCGGAAAATACAGACCAGCAGGCTGTTCCGAACTCAAGTGTTGTGCTCCAGAATTCGGATACCGTACAGATTACCGATATGCTGGGCAGGCAGCTAACCGTGCCGGGTGAGATTTCCTCGATCGTAGCTACTTCTCCTCCTTCGACTATTCTCGTTTATATGCTTGCACCGGAAAAGCTTGCAGGCTGGAATTTCAAAAATAATTTTACCCAACCTTTTATGGATGAAAATTATACAAGTCTGCCAGTCATAGGAGGCTGGTTCGGGACCCAGACCGGAAACTATGAAACTATAATCAGCATGGACCCTGACATTGTAATTGAAGGATACACCACGGACGGACAGATCAATGACGCCATAGAGCGCAGGCAGGAAAGTTTCGGCAGCATTCCGGTGGTTGGTATTAATGGCTCCATTATCTTCGTGACACAATCCGATCCCACCATCGAATATGTGGGTAAGCTGCTTGACTGCGAAGCCCAGGCGGAAAAACTGATTGAGTTTCGCAGTTCGATCCTTGATGAGATCAACAGCACTGTAAAAGATATTCCAGAAGATGAAAAAGTACGGGTTTACTATGCCGAAGGGCCGAAAGGCCTGATGACCGATCCCTCAGGTTCTCAGCACTCCCAGGTTATTGATATTTGTGGGGGTATCAATGTTGCCGACTGTCCGCTAACTCCGGGAAGCGGTATGACCCAGGTTTCAATAGAACAGGTCATGGAGTGGAACCCCGAGGTAATTCTCACTTCCAATCCGCAGTTTTACGCATCCGTATATTCTGACTCTCTCTGGGAAAGCGTGGATGCTGTCCGGAACAAACGGGTATACCTTGCTCCTCAGAATCCTTTCTGCTGGATCGATAGGCCCCAGGGTCCTCATCTCATAATCGGGACTGCCTGGACTGCAAAAATGCTGTATCCGGACCTTTTTGCAGATATGGATCTCTCCGGGCTGACCCGTGAGTTCTACTCGGAATTCTTCCACTACGAGCTTACGGATGAACAACTGAATACGCTCCTGAACCCTGCAGCAGAGGCCTGA
- a CDS encoding ATP-binding protein, whose protein sequence is MMIYRDLVERFSIRNTTLLKTLTKYLITNIGNPFSATSYYKVIKQDQEASKGTLLEYISHLEDISLVYFLPLFSYSLKAQAINPRKVYCIDNGLRNAVSFTFSKDEGKLAENLVFLELMRRGKEIYYWKNGGEVDFIVKEEENSLTAINVCYTDRIEEREIRALEEFSGVEGFGAQVKELLLLTKDTEKTENGIRYMPLWKWMLKT, encoded by the coding sequence CTGCTCAAAACTCTCACAAAATACCTGATAACAAACATTGGGAATCCTTTCAGCGCGACTTCCTATTATAAAGTGATAAAGCAGGATCAGGAAGCCTCAAAAGGCACTCTCCTCGAATACATATCTCACCTGGAGGACATCTCCCTTGTCTATTTTCTGCCTCTCTTCAGTTATTCTTTAAAGGCACAGGCAATAAACCCCAGAAAGGTATACTGCATAGACAACGGACTTCGGAACGCCGTATCTTTCACCTTTTCAAAAGACGAGGGCAAGCTTGCCGAAAATCTGGTTTTCCTTGAGCTCATGCGCCGGGGAAAAGAAATATATTACTGGAAAAATGGGGGTGAGGTGGATTTCATAGTTAAGGAAGAGGAAAATTCACTGACCGCTATAAACGTCTGCTACACCGATAGGATTGAGGAAAGAGAAATACGGGCACTGGAAGAGTTTTCAGGGGTGGAAGGCTTCGGAGCTCAGGTGAAAGAACTCCTTCTGCTCACAAAAGACACTGAAAAAACAGAAAATGGGATAAGGTACATGCCGTTGTGGAAGTGGATGCTAAAAACATGA
- a CDS encoding radical SAM protein: MQCNVCEFGCEIDEYSRGRCGTYVCTGDTIIQDPDMGYLGAYPVSIETIPLLHYYPSGKFLQVFGTGCNFQCSGCVARLLASGKSLSSTTLTPSQVVEKALQQDCLGVVSTLNEPAANYYLFRDLAVQAKEKGLLVGCSTNCYFTEETLNKLGQLVDFMNVGIKGYSDRSYISCGVPSSAPVFRNISRLFDMGVHVETSVVYSRGNETDVIKVAEAVSDISPTIPVQVMRFIPFGDAPIELEPSVGEAESLCADLRKYVDYVYLFNSPGTELLNTYCPECGSLLAEREFYGPMGSRPVRPWVSYACDCGKTVPVKGTTAVERFNEEGFMGGYRISRAFGMVHGVLTCLGIPDDSRLIDVWREISDSGTLMQVHHMIQQPYAYLDFVRLIAEKANVPEKGEELISFIRTRLELVKSLAAENSGRKVYYCMGSPLFALNAGRMENNLVTFSGGLSINKQLQKEGKPGVNVSPSFINENNPDTIFISGFLSRPLYEFYTLCRQYGIETDAVKQQRVYEVPPSWDFGNPRWILGLMYIADKLYPGNSGIDLEKEADEFYRQFYGMPYGKATPNRSFHRPTSGTWHVLRCTHA; encoded by the coding sequence ATGCAGTGCAATGTGTGTGAGTTCGGGTGCGAAATCGATGAATACAGCAGGGGCAGGTGCGGGACTTATGTCTGTACCGGCGATACCATTATCCAGGACCCTGATATGGGATACCTTGGTGCATATCCAGTCTCCATAGAAACTATCCCCTTGCTTCATTATTATCCCTCAGGTAAGTTTCTCCAGGTCTTCGGCACGGGCTGTAATTTCCAGTGTTCCGGGTGTGTGGCTCGTCTGCTGGCTTCAGGAAAATCTCTTTCAAGTACCACTTTAACTCCCTCCCAGGTCGTGGAAAAAGCTCTGCAGCAGGATTGCCTGGGTGTGGTTTCCACTTTAAATGAGCCTGCTGCAAATTATTATCTCTTCAGGGACCTTGCAGTGCAGGCAAAAGAAAAGGGTTTGCTTGTGGGCTGTTCCACAAACTGCTATTTCACAGAAGAGACTTTGAACAAGCTCGGGCAGCTTGTGGATTTCATGAATGTCGGAATCAAAGGTTATTCTGACAGGAGTTACATAAGCTGCGGAGTCCCTTCATCAGCTCCCGTTTTCCGCAATATTTCCCGGCTTTTTGACATGGGAGTGCATGTTGAAACTTCGGTTGTTTATTCAAGGGGAAATGAAACCGATGTGATAAAGGTTGCAGAAGCTGTATCCGATATTTCTCCAACCATTCCTGTCCAGGTCATGAGATTCATCCCCTTCGGGGATGCGCCTATTGAGCTTGAGCCCTCCGTAGGAGAGGCGGAGAGCCTGTGCGCTGATCTGCGTAAGTATGTGGATTATGTTTATCTTTTCAATTCTCCGGGTACGGAACTATTGAATACTTACTGTCCCGAATGCGGCAGTCTCCTTGCAGAGCGGGAGTTCTACGGTCCCATGGGTTCGAGACCGGTAAGACCCTGGGTAAGTTATGCCTGTGATTGTGGAAAGACTGTGCCTGTTAAAGGGACAACTGCCGTTGAACGCTTCAATGAGGAAGGCTTCATGGGCGGATACCGGATAAGCCGGGCTTTCGGGATGGTCCATGGAGTACTTACATGTCTGGGAATACCGGACGATTCCAGGTTAATAGATGTCTGGAGAGAAATCTCCGATTCCGGGACCCTTATGCAGGTACACCATATGATCCAGCAGCCTTACGCTTATCTTGATTTTGTCAGGCTAATCGCGGAAAAGGCAAATGTGCCGGAAAAAGGAGAAGAGCTTATTTCCTTTATCCGTACACGCCTGGAGCTTGTTAAGTCCCTTGCAGCAGAAAACAGTGGCCGTAAGGTGTATTACTGCATGGGCTCTCCTCTCTTTGCCCTGAACGCCGGGAGAATGGAAAATAACCTTGTGACATTTTCCGGGGGCTTGAGCATCAATAAGCAGCTCCAAAAGGAAGGCAAACCGGGTGTAAATGTTTCTCCTTCCTTTATCAATGAAAATAATCCGGATACTATTTTCATCTCCGGTTTCCTTTCCCGCCCACTTTATGAATTCTATACTCTCTGCCGGCAGTACGGCATAGAGACGGATGCTGTAAAACAGCAGCGGGTCTATGAAGTCCCTCCCTCCTGGGATTTCGGAAACCCCCGCTGGATCCTGGGGCTCATGTATATTGCAGACAAACTGTATCCAGGAAACTCAGGAATCGACCTGGAAAAAGAAGCAGATGAGTTCTACAGGCAGTTTTACGGCATGCCATATGGGAAAGCCACGCCTAACAGGTCTTTTCACAGGCCCACTTCCGGGACCTGGCATGTTTTGAGGTGCACTCATGCCTGA
- a CDS encoding FecCD family ABC transporter permease has translation MPECRYSRTTLVYMLPLVLLIGSLFVGRYQTPVSAVVDESMKAFSSLIFGTPASVSTQHTVLFNVRLPRILAALLVGAALSTAGASFQGIFRNPLVSPYILGVGAGAGFGACLAILLWDNYLLIQLMAFAFGLLAMFLAISMGKASKGTGTLVFVLSGIIVSSIFTALTSLVKYVADPYDELPAIVFWLMGSLATVRYGDLLYIVLPIFVGALVLFLLRWRINIMSLGDEEAKALGMNVEKMRLVIIVCATLLTSAAVSISGVIGWVGLVVPHISRMIVGPNYSRLLPMSMVIGASFLLLVDDLSRTIAATEIPLGILTSLVGAPLFAYLIRRGRMGWN, from the coding sequence ATGCCTGAATGCAGGTATTCCCGTACTACTCTAGTGTACATGCTTCCCCTGGTCTTACTAATAGGCTCCCTTTTCGTGGGGAGATATCAGACTCCTGTCTCGGCGGTTGTGGACGAGAGCATGAAAGCTTTTTCATCTCTCATTTTTGGCACCCCTGCTTCGGTTTCCACTCAACATACGGTTCTTTTCAATGTAAGGCTGCCCAGGATACTTGCAGCTTTGCTTGTAGGGGCTGCACTTTCCACAGCCGGCGCCTCTTTTCAGGGGATCTTCAGGAATCCCCTTGTCTCTCCATATATTCTGGGAGTGGGTGCAGGTGCGGGTTTCGGAGCATGCCTGGCAATACTGCTCTGGGATAATTACCTGCTTATACAGTTGATGGCTTTTGCTTTCGGACTCCTGGCCATGTTTCTTGCCATAAGTATGGGGAAAGCCAGCAAAGGTACGGGAACTCTGGTCTTTGTGCTTTCCGGAATTATCGTGAGTTCTATTTTTACGGCGCTTACCTCCCTGGTAAAGTATGTGGCAGACCCTTATGACGAACTTCCCGCGATAGTATTCTGGCTTATGGGAAGCCTTGCTACTGTCCGGTACGGGGACTTGCTCTACATAGTGTTGCCCATTTTTGTCGGGGCTCTGGTGCTGTTCCTTCTCAGGTGGAGGATCAATATCATGTCCCTCGGAGACGAGGAAGCTAAAGCTCTCGGGATGAACGTGGAAAAAATGCGCCTGGTTATCATTGTTTGTGCAACCCTTTTAACTTCAGCGGCGGTCAGCATCAGCGGTGTTATTGGCTGGGTCGGGCTGGTCGTGCCTCATATCTCAAGGATGATAGTTGGTCCGAACTACAGTCGCCTGCTGCCCATGAGCATGGTCATCGGGGCCTCTTTTCTGCTGCTTGTAGATGACCTGTCAAGGACTATTGCCGCTACGGAAATCCCTCTGGGGATCCTCACTTCTCTTGTAGGTGCTCCTTTGTTTGCATATCTTATCCGAAGGGGGCGCATGGGATGGAATTGA